Part of the Nicotiana sylvestris chromosome 2, ASM39365v2, whole genome shotgun sequence genome, CACTAACGAAATTGATTTCAGCCGTCATTATATCCTTAAATAGGCAGAGGTATTTGTAAATATAAGTAGAAACTAAGACTTCACGGAAATTATCTATTAAAGAAATACAATCTCAACTGGAATAAAGATTGTTCATGAAATACAAATCATACCAATCACCTCTTGTATTGTAGAATTGCTGTTTGATATGCAAACGATGGAGAAAGAACAGAAATATATACTGTAAAAGTAGAACTAATTTTACAAACTGATTCATATTGTTGGAATCCTGGGCAGAAGAGTTCCTATTATTGAAATCCTGGGCAAAAGAGTTCGTGGGTAAGAAGTTGATATCGTGGCGAGACATCGTGGGATTGAGGTGCCGAGTTTGGAGGATGAAAGTTTTAGGGCAAATAAATAGAATGCCGTTCTTTAAGGTTTCAAAATGTATCTATATAcctatttttatataaaaacgtagaaactattttttttaaatatagaaaaacgcagaaactacttttttttttttaaaattatgaaaaaccTAATTAATTGTTTTCAAATTGAAAAAGAGAAACTAATTTGAcctaaaataactaatttgtccTAAAGCTGCTATATGTCATTTTGTATGCGGAACACTTGTCAAATTTTTAGGGCAGACTTCTTTCTTTCtaagtaaatatatatatataaatatatatagatCACACATAATTGTGTTACTACACCCATCTCTAAGATTTAGGTACAACCGTTGATGATCTACCGTTTGCAACCACTACCTGTGTACATACTACATAGCAAGCCCAACCCCTTAACCGTCCCATTTTGGCGCTCAAATTGCAGTGAAACACTTTGGGCTCAAGTAGGAATCGACGAACCATGACGACGTCGTGTAACACAGCGTACCTGGTCTTCAAAAATCACTCGTAGAGGCAAAAATCTACAACCCATAAGGAGTTGCGATGCTTCTCGCAAGATTCCTAGCTTCCAGATCCACTTTTCTGAGTATTTCCTCATTAATTCCTACATTTTATCACTCATTTTCATCACTACCAAATTCTCAATCACACGAAACATTCTCCAGAAATTTTGATGAATCTCTTGTTCTGAATCAGCTCTCCGACCTTTTACCCATCCGTCAGACCCCTTCAACCGAAAAGCCCTTTTCTACGGACTCCTCTGCTAGGAATAATCATTGGGAACAAGTTAGGGTTTTGGATGAGTTTTTAACTCCTGAAGATAAGTTACGGGGCATTTTCCTTCAGAAACTTCAGGGGAAAATTGCAATCGACAAGGCACTGACATCCGTTGACGTAGAATTAACTGTTGATTTGGTTGCTAGTGTAGTAAACAGAGGGAATTTAGATGCTGCATCAATGGTAACATTTTTCAGTTGGGCTATCAAACAGCAAAAAATACCTATTAATAATGATACTTACAGTATAATTCTTAAAGCATTAGGCAGGAGGAAGTTTTTCGCGCACATGGTTGAAATGTTGGAGGATATGAGGAGTCGAGGTATAATCCCTAATTTAGACACACTTTACATTGTGGTTGATGGCTTTGTTCGAGCTCGACGCATTTCAAAGGTTGTAGAATTGTTTAGTCGATTAGAGGACTATGGGTTGAAATGTAATACCGAGACACTTAATGTTGTTTTACAATGTTTATGTCGTAGATCACATGTAGGTGCTGCGAGTTCTTTGCTTGTGAAAATGAAAGCGAAAGTCTCATTTGATGTTTCGACATATAATATTGTCGTTGGTGGGTGGTCGAGGTTTGGAAGAGTTAAGGAAGTTGAGAGGATCTTGAAAGAATTGGTGGATGATGGATTTGAGGCCAATAATTTGACTTACAGTTATGTTCTTGAATGTTTAGGGAGAGCTGGTCGAATTGATGAATCTGTTGAGATTTTTGAGGGGTTGGAGGAAAAAGGGTGTGTGCTTGATGCTGCGATCTACAATGCaatgattttgaattttatttcaCATGGTGAAATTGATGAATCTGTGAAATATTATGGGAGGATGTTAAATACGGGTTGTGAGCCAAATGCCGATACATATATGAAACTAATATCTGCTTTTCTCAAAGCTAGAAGAGTAGCCGATGCCATTGAAATGTTCGATGAAATGTTAAGCCGGGGGATGATTGTTACTACAGGGACTTTAACCTCTTTTCTTGAGCCTTTATGTAGCTATGGTCCCCCCCATGCAGCTTTGATTATTTATAAGAAGGCGAGACAAGCTGGATGTAGGATATCCTTGACTGCATATAAGTTGCTGCTTATGCGGCTTTCTAGGTTTGGGAAATGTGGTATGTTGTTAAATATCTGGAATGAGATGCAAGAAAGTGGTTATTCTTCTGATATGCAAGTTTATGAGTATGTCATCAATGGGCTTTGTAACATAGGGCAGCTTGAAAATGCTGTTCTGGTGATGGAGGAAGCTTTACAGAAAGGATTTTACCCTAGCAGGCTTATTTGTAGCAAATTAAATAACAAGCTACTAGCTTCAAATAAAATAGAGATTGCATACAAGCTTTTTCTAAAGATAAAAGTTGCACGTGGAAACCATAATTCGCAAACATACTGGCGTGCTAAAGGGTGGCATTTCTAATGTTTGGGGACTCAGCTGATTTATGCAACTGCTTCTAATTATCTGCTTTCAGAATGATGAACATAAGAATAATCAACCTTCACTGCCCTAAGCTGCCCCTGGTAATGAACTGAAGCTGCTCCTTTGTTTTCCTAATGGGTATCCACTGCCATGTATAGCAGGGTAAAATTTGAGAAATTATGTGAAGCAGCAGGGTCTGAAGTATTGTTTTGCATTATCATGGAGGGGGTAATATTTGAGAAATTTCTTGAAGCACCGGGGACTGAAGTATTACTCTTCTTTGCTGGAAGTTGTTCTGTGGAATCTATGGAAAATTCATTCCAATCTGAGTCACATATTTATTTTTGACCTTTGAAGTGAGTGTTGCTAGTTGGAGTCAAATTGTGTAGCTGGTAATGAATGTATTCCAACTTCTGTGGCCATGAAAAGTCATTAAAGGAATTCTCTATCTTGTTTATTATGAACAAGCATTGTAGAAAAACTAGAATCATGACTCTGGAACGTCCTTAACCATTGGTCTGGAACATAACTGCCTTTAACCCCCAGGGAGGGGATTGGTTTAATGAAATTCAACTTGTAAAGAATTAGCCTTGTGACTCTCACTCAAATGATATGGTCTGACTGATCGGTGACAGATACTAGGTTATTCAGGAAATGAAATTCTTCAAAGCTACTGGGTAACTTCTCAGTACGCATTTTTGTTGGTAGTGATGTACTTCCATGTGATATGGGGGAAGGTCTGATATTGAGTGAGGATAAAGGATGAAATGACTGCATTGCTGGGTGGGAAGTGGCAACTGAGAAGGTTGATATTATCGTGGGCGGACGGATGAAAAGGAAATTTCCCACCGTAAGAGTCCTCCTTAGACCAGCTCCAAGCTCCTATTAGTTATCCGTAAGGGTACAGGAGAGTAGGGAATGATATACTTGGAATGTGAAATATCCACAAGTTTAAAGGTACAAGAGAGATGAGAGGAGGTTTCTCAGCCTATGCTTTTATATCTGTGCTTTCACATCAATAGGTGACACCCTGATGCTATAGTTGTATAGAATATTTAGGTCATTTGAGTGCTCAGAACTTGAATATACAAACAAAGTAAATCTTTAGGTCTATTGAAGTTTTTGGTCCTCAAatttatttgttttgattttttttccagttttggTTTACTTGGTTTAGCCCCTAACTGTGGTCTCCTTTACCAAAGCTGGAATGATTAAGGAAAAGTATCGACTTAGAAGGGTGTGACGCCGTCATCTAATACCAGAAGAAGCCTAAGTAAGAACGGATTTCAAAAGTTATACATATAACAATTATTATTAGGATAAAGTGATTCAGTGGCCCAAAGTGGTATGTGATGAGGCAAGAAGATATGAGGTCTCAATGTTGCATTCCACATCTTAATCTTGTATAAAATTCAAAGAAAGTAAGCCAAGGCTCTGAATTTTCAATAATATCCGTCATAACTACTGTACTCCTCCAAATGATTTAGCTTCTAAAAAAAAGATAACCATTATGCTATCCAGCCTTTAGCCAAGCATGCATCAATTGAACACAAGAAATTATTTCCTGCTATCCATCTGTAGTCATATGAGACTGGTTTATTTTACTTTTTTGCAGCGTGCAGCTCTTCCAACCAACACTCCTGGAATTCCATGCACTTTGATCCTCAAGGAAGAGCTGATATATGTGGCGATTGGCTACTCGGCTCAAGTTTAGAAGCTGCAGCTATAAGTGGCATAGCTCTTGCTGATCATGTAATCCCTCTAAACTTCCTTGTTCTTACCGTCTCTTTTCTTATTGGCTTACTCTAatcagaggcggatctaggatttctTGAACATGGGTGCACCAataaaaaaagttgaaaaaaagTATTAAGTGAGAATCGATCCCCGTTCCTCAGGGTAAATAACCCAATATCCAACCAATTGCACCATTCAATCTTTTGAGAGCATGAGTGCCAACAGATAATATTAGATTAATTCTAGAAAATATGTTCATAAAATACCTAGTTTGATGGTGAGACCATGGGTTCACGTGTCCCATAATTAGGGctataacccccccccccccccaattatgATAAAGTAGAGATCAGAGTAATAATTGTTCTTGTTTGCTTCTTTTACGGGGTACTCCTATGACCGTGGAATTTACTATGATGTTTAAGGCTGAAAGGTAAGTCCCGAGCTTGTTATATATTTCTGAATGCTGACTGTAGGGCCTTCCTATAGATTGCAAATTACTTCGAACAAGGTGGACCTTGCTCATATGAGTTTGCCGTTGGTTTGCATGAGGAGTATAAGCCACTTGGAGGACATGATATAGGGGAGTTCCCAGGACTGGAATCTGTTGATCAGACCACAAAGGCCCCAGCTTTGACACTCACTACTTGAATTAATCCTGAAACAACTTTCTTTGTGAGTTCTTAAGCATTTGTAATCTGTACTTCatgttagtttttttttattttttaatgtaGATATCTTCTTCCCTCTGCACACATTTTAATGCTCATTCTTATTTCCTATGAAGGATGATTAGTTGATAAAAGCGAGTGAACAAAATGAGACTCACTATCAGAACAAGCAATTTGCAGTGCTGATTATAGACATACTTGAGCTTATATCACTTTTACTTAGCAGCTCCCGGAAAGGTACCAAATCTTCAGCATACTGCTATCCTTCAGAATGTTAACTTTAGAATTTCAAGTTGGAGATAACCTTTTTCTGCTTTAAGGTTTCAACTCGATACGATATAAGCCTAGTGGGATTTCCTAAACCTTCATCCTTAGGTGGAAAAGAAAAATACTCAGAAGTCTATCGTCCTTTTCCTCGACCGGTATCTTCTGTTCGGCTGCCCCCATTTGAAGATGGCTTTGATGCCTCTCCACATCTTTACTATGAATTTACCCTTCttattttctctttctccttctggAAGTCTACCTGAAGATCGACGTGGGCCTTGGCCATATGCTGCCTCAAGCCTGCTAACAGAATCTGCTAACTTCTCATGAGACTCTGCCTCTGCCTGTTCTTTTGTTTGGGCCTCCAGGTATGTCTTCATCTCTTCTTTAGTATAATACTCAGGTGTAGACTGGGAGTGCGAGGGTCCACTCGGGAGTTGTGATACCAAGTCACGAATGGAGACAAGCTGGGAATTCAACATCCCAAATGGTCCCTTAGGCAGTGTCACCTGCGAGGACTCTGGTCCGACAATTGTGATGACCTTCCTCTTCTTGCTTTTCACTACACTATCTTTGGTCACTCTTAACGGATGAAAGGGTTTGTCGGCTGGTAACCAATGATTGGCGCTACGCACACCAACATCTGCCCGCCGGCACAACTCTGTGATAAAGGAAGGGAACGTCAAGCCTGGATTGTCTCGTAGTAAGTACTCTTTCAGCTCCTGAATGATATAATAATCGACATTCACATGAATGCCATCAAGTATGCGTGCGATCATCAGGGCCCTGATATACGACACATCAGAAACATTGCCACAAGGTGAGACTCTATTACAGATGACGTAAAGCCACATCTTGGCCTCAGTTGTGAAGTCAATGGATTTTATACCCTTCATCTTGTTGGCCCGCTTCGCTGTCTTGTCTGAGGGATAAGGTTTAGATGCTAGCCACTCTCCGCTTGAGCATGTATCTTTTTCTCGTACCGGCTCAAGTGGATGGTTCGGAAGCCCAAAAACATTATTGATTTGCTCAGGTCCGAATCTCAATATTTTGCCCCTTATGATGAGTTGTGGGTCGTTGAAGCCCAATTTGAAGACTTTGGTTGAGATGTATTTATTCCAATACATCCGCCATTGATCATGTACTGCACAAATTTAAAACTCTTGATAGATTTGGATCAGTGTACAAACTTCAACGGCCCACAACTCATCATAAGGGGCAAAACAATGAGATTTGGACCTGAGCAGATCAATGATGTTTTTGGGCTTCCGGACCATCCACTTGAGCTGATACAAGAAAAAGATAACATGCTCAAACGAAGCGTGGCTAGCATCTAAACTTTATCCCTCAGACAAGAGAGCGAAGTGGCTGACAAGAGGAAGGATTTAAAATTCATTGACTTCACAGCTGAGGCCAAGTTGTGGCTTTACATCATCTGTAAGAGAGTCTCTTCTTGTGGCGATGTTTCTGTAGGTCAGGCCCTGATGATTGCATGCGTACTTGATGACATTCATGTGAATGTTGGTTATTATATCATTCAGGAGCTGAAAGAGTACTTGCTACGAGACAGTACAAGCTTGATGTTCCCTTCATTTATCACAGAGTTGTGTCGACGGGCAGATGTTGATGTGCGTAGCACCGGTCGTTGGTTACCGGCCAACAAATCCTTTCATCCTTTGAGAGTGACCGGTGAGGATAGTGCAGTGAAAagcaagaagaggaagatcacCACAGTTGCCGGACCAGAGTCCTCGCAGGTGACACTGCCTAAGGGGCCATTTGGGATGCTGAATTCCCAGCTTGTCTCCGTTCGTGACTTGGTGTCACAACTCCCGAGTGGACCCTCGCACTCCCTGTCTATGCTTGAGTACTGTACTAAAAAAGAGATGAAGACATACCTGGAGGCCCAAACAAAAAACAGGCAGAGTCTCATGAGAAGTTAGCAGATTCTGTTAGCAGGCTTGAGGCAGCATATGGCCAAGGCCCACGCCGATCTTTAGGCAAACTGcagaaagaaaaataagaagggTAAATTCACGGTAAAGTTGTGGAGAGGCTTGGCCATCTTCAAATGGGGGCAGCCGAACAAGAAGATACAAGTTGAGGATAAGGATGTCATACGAGAAAAGATAAAGCCCTAAAGTACTTTCAGGAGGATGTTACAGGGGATTCAACCTTACTGCTTTATTGAGATTACGCTTCTAATATTGTTAGgaccaaaaaaaaaatcctttgAGCAGATCTTTTCATGGATTTATATTGAGGAGATGTTACTTTGGGGGGAGTGTCATGGTTGATATGTATGTTAATTTGTGTTAAGGATGTGGTTTTGTGTAACAGAGTGACACAAGTAATGCTCAAAAGGGCCTTGCAAGAGAGGCTATTGAAGCATACAACATAACGAATGACATGCCATTTAGGCGCATTGCAAGAAGGATGAGGACAGGGCATGAGATGAAGGTTGTTCTACATCTGGATGTCTTTATTATATCTTCCTCATCGACCTCTATGGAAAATGTCCAAGGCTGGAATTCCGTGTCTTTATTTTATGAGGCATCTAGGATCAATTCTATCCTTTGTAACGCGAAAATATCATCTCATGGTATCCATGGGAATGGTATGATATATATCTCTGCGATTAATTAAGGATATGCTGGAAATTTTCTCTATTGGCATAGGCCATTCAGAATCAAGTACTTTCGTGCAATGGAGCTGGAGTTGGTATTAAACCTATACTAAAGCATTTTATCTGCATGGTATTGATGGATCTGTTTGCTGGGGCGGGCTGATGACCTAGAAATGGCTTAGCATTTTATTAGAAGCATGCCTTTCGGCCCGATTCTTTGCTCTGGGGTGTTCATCTTGTTGCTTGCCGACTTTTGTGGAAATGTAGAGCTGCGTAAATTGGCTTTAGCTAATTTGTTTGAAGTCAACCCCGAGAAGTGTCGGTCTTGAATTCCTTGGATCGTGAATCGTGATATATGTATAGGatattatttctttatttctgtttaaaaaagaatatttcattaattttgtattttcaaaaatttaattttaaacttctattttacctttaataagtATCATTTATGTTCACACAAATGTTTTGGCGTGTAAAATTATTAGTTTCAAAAGTCTTATTGCCAAATGAATTTTATGgcatatttaagattttaagttttgaaaaGAATTCTTAAACTTCGTGTCGAGTCAATTAtgtcacataaattaaaatggaGGGAGTAGCATTTATCGCCATTTCGTAAGATTCTCTTTTTAGCTTTACACATTTTGCGAGATTTGATTTTGTAGTCTATTGCAAATAGTAGTGCAGCTATATGATCCTTTACACCGGAGATtagtaaaaaaataatataagaaATCTGTAAGTAAATATAAGATCAGAGAcaatctttttttcctttttctatacAAATTCATATACATAAGTGAGTATAGAAGTTTATTTCTTCACAATTTTCTATGGCAGATTCATGCACATATAAGAGCATTAACTTCTATTTTTTGTCGTCGACATATGTTTTCTTAGTTTTCTATATAGTCCTTCCACCTACACAAGGGTCTGAAATATTCATGATACCAGCATAACTTATTGATGCTATTGCATTTACTACCAGCTCGTAGTTTTCGAGATTTGACATATACCTGTCTTTGCATGGAAATAGGCACTTAACAGCCTCACGTACGCTCTAAATTAGATCTATTGTCCATCCTCTACCTAATGTCCATGTTCTAATTAACTTATATAAAGTCAGGAACGCAACTTAATTTCCTTCATAATAGTAAAATTCTAATAGGACAAGTGTAGCTAGCCCTAGAAGCTAGATAATTTACGAGGAATCAAATCAACAATTGGGCGTGCGGTTTAATCTATCTGTCTCATCAGGTCGATAAAATAACTTTTTGTAATTACGTGCGGCAAACTTTAAAATTTGTTTCCAGTTGGCTGGCTTAGTAGATTTTAGATCTTAACCCGCTCAATTTTGAATCGATTATCAAGTAATCTGATAAATTTTAATTCCTATGTTTGTCGTTTGATTATAAGTTAAAAGGTAACAAGAAAATTACTTGTACACCAACATATCAGCTTAGCATTTAAGACCTTAGTATACTATTTTTATCCATGCACATGATATCACCAAATTCTCTGTCTATATAGTAAGTATCTCCCAGATATCATCACAGCTCACAATTACCTCAAACCAAAGCAAAATAAATTTCACTAAAACCAAGAAAAGAAGCCACCGAGAGAAAGAGGACAGTGGCTCATCAATGGCTTCTTCCAAAAATTTCAAGCTTATCTTCACCTTCTTCATACTCATCTCCATTTTCACACCTCAAGCTTTCTCAGAAGAAGATCACTCATGTGGATCAGAAACACACAACACATGCAACAACAAATCCAAAGCTTTAACCTTAAAAATCATAGCCATAGTCTCCATTTTAGTAACTAGCATGATCGGAGTATGCTTGCCTCTTGTCACACGTTCAATATCGGCATTAAGCCCCGACCGGAGCCTCTTCGTTATCGTTAAGGCATTTGCTGCCGGAATTATTCTTGGTACTGGTTTCATGCATGTCTTGCCGGATTCTTTCGACATGTTGTCGTCCGGTTGTCTGAAGGAAAATCCTTGGCACAAGTTCCCTTTCACTGGATTTGTTGCTATGTTATCGGCTATAATTACGTTAGCTATTGACTC contains:
- the LOC104210089 gene encoding putative pentatricopeptide repeat-containing protein At5g43820, producing the protein MLLARFLASRSTFLSISSLIPTFYHSFSSLPNSQSHETFSRNFDESLVLNQLSDLLPIRQTPSTEKPFSTDSSARNNHWEQVRVLDEFLTPEDKLRGIFLQKLQGKIAIDKALTSVDVELTVDLVASVVNRGNLDAASMVTFFSWAIKQQKIPINNDTYSIILKALGRRKFFAHMVEMLEDMRSRGIIPNLDTLYIVVDGFVRARRISKVVELFSRLEDYGLKCNTETLNVVLQCLCRRSHVGAASSLLVKMKAKVSFDVSTYNIVVGGWSRFGRVKEVERILKELVDDGFEANNLTYSYVLECLGRAGRIDESVEIFEGLEEKGCVLDAAIYNAMILNFISHGEIDESVKYYGRMLNTGCEPNADTYMKLISAFLKARRVADAIEMFDEMLSRGMIVTTGTLTSFLEPLCSYGPPHAALIIYKKARQAGCRISLTAYKLLLMRLSRFGKCGMLLNIWNEMQESGYSSDMQVYEYVINGLCNIGQLENAVLVMEEALQKGFYPSRLICSKLNNKLLASNKIEIAYKLFLKIKVARGNHNSQTYWRAKGWHF